A stretch of Pseudomonas taetrolens DNA encodes these proteins:
- a CDS encoding amino acid ABC transporter permease translates to MTTHVFKPDMPPPGNRIGIVAWARTHLFSSWLNTLLTLFAFYLIWLIVPPLLNWTLLDANWVGTTRSDCTKEGACWVFIQQRFGQFMYGYYPHELRWRVDLTVWLAVLGAAPLFVSRFRHKVVYGLSFLVVYPILAYSLLHGGYGGLSTVATSQWGGLMLTLVIATVGIAGALPLGILLALGRRSEMPAVRVVCVTFIEFWRGVPLITVLFMSSVMLPLFLPEGMNFDKLLRALIGVILFQSAYVAEVVRGGLQAIPKGQYEAAAAMGLGYWRSMGLVILPQALKLVIPGIVNTFIALFKDTSLVIIIGLFDLLNSVKQAAADPAWLGMATEGYVFAALVFWIFCFGMSRYSMHLEHKLDTGHKR, encoded by the coding sequence ATGACAACTCATGTTTTCAAACCCGACATGCCGCCGCCGGGCAACCGCATCGGCATCGTAGCCTGGGCACGGACCCATCTGTTTTCCAGTTGGCTCAATACCTTGCTCACCCTGTTTGCCTTTTACCTGATCTGGTTGATCGTGCCGCCGCTGTTGAACTGGACGCTTCTGGATGCCAACTGGGTCGGCACTACCCGCTCCGACTGCACAAAGGAAGGTGCCTGCTGGGTGTTCATTCAGCAGCGATTCGGTCAGTTCATGTATGGCTACTACCCCCATGAGCTGCGCTGGAGGGTGGACCTGACGGTATGGCTGGCGGTGCTGGGGGCCGCGCCGCTGTTCGTTTCGCGCTTCAGGCACAAGGTAGTGTACGGGCTGAGCTTTCTGGTGGTGTACCCGATCTTGGCCTACAGCCTCTTGCACGGCGGTTATGGGGGGCTGAGCACCGTAGCCACCAGTCAGTGGGGAGGCTTGATGCTGACCCTGGTGATCGCGACGGTGGGCATCGCGGGGGCTTTGCCGCTCGGCATTCTGCTGGCATTGGGCCGCCGTTCGGAGATGCCGGCGGTGCGCGTGGTGTGCGTGACATTTATCGAGTTCTGGCGCGGCGTGCCGCTGATCACCGTGCTCTTCATGTCGTCGGTGATGTTGCCGTTGTTCCTGCCTGAAGGCATGAACTTCGACAAACTGCTGCGGGCCTTGATCGGGGTCATTTTGTTCCAGTCGGCGTATGTCGCAGAAGTGGTGCGCGGTGGCTTGCAGGCCATTCCCAAGGGCCAGTATGAAGCGGCGGCGGCAATGGGCCTTGGTTACTGGCGCAGCATGGGGCTGGTGATTCTGCCGCAAGCCTTGAAGCTGGTGATTCCCGGCATCGTCAACACGTTTATTGCCCTGTTCAAGGACACCAGTCTGGTGATCATCATTGGCCTCTTCGACCTGCTCAATAGCGTCAAGCAAGCGGCTGCCGATCCCGCGTGGCTGGGGATGGCGACTGAGGGCTATGTGTTTGCGGCGTTGGTGTTCTGGATTTTCTGTTTTGGCATGTCCCGCTACTCCATGCATCTGGAGCACAAGCTGGACACTGGTCACAAGCGTTAG
- a CDS encoding amino acid ABC transporter permease produces the protein MQTKVGAPKPGLSLGDPRVRAWLFQIITVALVVSLGWYLFHNTQTNLEHRGITSGFSFLERSAGFGIAQHLIDYTESDSYARVFLIGLLNTLLVSGIGVVLATILGFIIGVARLSPNWIISKLATIYVEVFRNIPPLLQILFWYFAVFLTMPGPRNSHNFADTFYMSSRGLNMPAAIGTDAFWPFVASVLLAIAAVLVMVRWANKRFEETGVPFHKFWVGLGLLLVIPSLCSVVSGAPVQWEMPELKGFNFVGGWVLIPELLALTIALTVYTAAFIAEIVRSGIKSVSHGQTEAAHSLGMRPGPTLRKVIIPQALRVIIPPLTSQYLNLVKNSSLAAGIGYPEMVSLFAGTVLNQTGQAIEVIAITMSVYLAISISISLLMNWYNTRIALIER, from the coding sequence ATGCAGACTAAAGTCGGCGCACCCAAGCCGGGGCTCAGCCTTGGCGACCCACGTGTGCGCGCGTGGTTATTTCAGATCATCACCGTTGCGCTGGTGGTCTCGTTGGGCTGGTACTTGTTTCACAATACCCAGACCAACCTTGAGCACCGCGGGATCACCTCCGGTTTCAGCTTTCTGGAGCGCAGTGCCGGGTTCGGTATTGCGCAGCATTTGATTGATTACACCGAGTCCGACAGTTATGCCCGGGTATTTCTGATCGGCTTGCTCAACACCTTGCTGGTGTCGGGGATCGGAGTGGTTCTGGCGACGATTCTGGGCTTTATCATTGGTGTCGCGCGGTTATCCCCGAACTGGATAATCAGCAAGCTGGCGACGATTTACGTCGAGGTATTTCGCAATATTCCCCCCTTGCTGCAAATCCTGTTCTGGTACTTCGCGGTCTTCCTGACCATGCCGGGGCCGCGTAACAGTCACAACTTCGCTGACACCTTCTATATGAGCAGCCGGGGTCTGAACATGCCGGCCGCCATTGGCACCGATGCCTTTTGGCCATTTGTGGCGAGTGTATTGCTGGCGATTGCGGCAGTGCTGGTCATGGTGCGCTGGGCCAATAAGCGTTTTGAGGAGACCGGCGTTCCATTCCACAAATTCTGGGTTGGTTTGGGATTGCTGCTGGTGATTCCGAGCCTGTGCAGCGTGGTGTCTGGTGCACCGGTGCAGTGGGAAATGCCTGAGCTCAAGGGCTTCAACTTTGTGGGGGGCTGGGTACTGATTCCGGAACTGCTGGCGCTGACCATTGCCTTGACGGTCTACACGGCAGCGTTCATTGCCGAAATCGTTCGTTCGGGCATCAAGTCGGTCAGCCACGGCCAGACTGAAGCCGCACATTCGCTGGGCATGCGCCCGGGACCAACGTTGCGCAAGGTCATCATTCCCCAGGCGTTGCGGGTGATCATTCCGCCACTGACCAGCCAATACCTGAACCTGGTGAAAAACTCTTCGCTGGCAGCTGGCATTGGCTACCCGGAGATGGTTTCTCTGTTTGCCGGCACGGTCCTTAACCAGACCGGCCAGGCCATAGAGGTCATCGCCATCACCATGAGTGTGTACCTGGCAATCAGTATCAGCATTTCGTTGCTGATGAATTGGTACAACACGCGTATTGCGCTGATCGAGCGATGA